A section of the Laspinema palackyanum D2c genome encodes:
- a CDS encoding DNA primase family protein, which translates to MNNSILAESTQSTSGYESSSDRQLVDLSQYADRLTPTSTGKYECPVCGGKNLSYSRTEPTKFKCFSGDCDSLEILKAIAPERFEKDQAHKTIQRSPAKKAKPAPIPESGELARLQCQPTPPQKHRDSKGTHTTYPYSDTQWVIRFDPASGNKKRFTPYHINEAGQTIAKKGDKPWPLYKEEEAIAEGTGKWILWVEGEKCADASRWLQFVTVTPSGSASTGEIEAAILRLQKAGIAGIALIRDMDSTGEKKAEKIAQICHRWGIPVIDLADYLDIPDNQDIADLVKAEMENREELIKKLNRAYGQALGETRQLIENLPDNHDGKKPQKKSASDYAHELFDGWRDRLAWDIQAGEWKWYGVEKPGLWSRCDVVEVHAVIQGCLDRQGKSYGAGLVASIERLMRAKFKVKTFDADPKLIPFVDGVFNLQSNSFGEHAPGYRLTWQLPRRYHSPEAGDFGSIAQWLDFVTYGDRNRQRMIECFIAAGIRGMSHLHKFLFLIGKGGTGKSTLVRLIEAIAGEDNCWNGTIAGLSDKHEIIDLLGKRFAIHDDQDAIRSCGLSEFKKSTGGMKLRGRHLHQNPVEFAPTALHVVTANYPIFHGSESQGTWLSRRIITMAFDREGGPEVQALERKFKAELPAFTRYLLSISSEEIEATLRGGGNDVAMSPAFWESKLRDSLPAWVNDHLILDPSAKIQVGANCDEWKAEAYNPEASTLFGAYNHYCRGAGVKSALNLTNFTPTLKELFESLGWNIEVKRSSKGRYFQGIRLRREDEQSPTVLETLTSTVLSVGSNVGSSVGLVSSTESLLGKDSVGYVGLTSTIGELKNEEVNPSSPQDEKIKNTVVYEDGQPNIPDTISTGQGFQPDTPPDIRPDTPPDTELGDEEVSPEPTPRHLAMEAHSLVQELVAQGVASHQQLTGFVKQRYGKLTKFAMTREELEDLIRLLKLYGPAICSRVTGEFNPPTQIPLDLG; encoded by the coding sequence ATGAATAACTCAATCCTAGCAGAATCTACTCAATCCACGTCGGGTTACGAGAGTTCAAGCGATCGCCAGTTGGTAGATCTCAGCCAATACGCAGATCGCCTCACGCCCACCTCCACAGGAAAATATGAATGCCCGGTGTGCGGGGGAAAAAACTTAAGTTACAGCCGCACCGAGCCTACCAAATTCAAATGTTTTTCAGGGGATTGCGACTCCCTAGAGATCCTCAAAGCCATCGCCCCAGAACGCTTTGAGAAGGATCAAGCCCACAAGACCATCCAGCGCTCGCCTGCTAAAAAAGCGAAACCCGCGCCTATCCCCGAATCGGGAGAGTTAGCCCGACTACAGTGCCAGCCGACTCCACCTCAGAAGCATCGGGATAGCAAGGGAACTCATACCACCTACCCTTACAGCGACACCCAGTGGGTGATCCGATTCGACCCCGCCAGCGGCAACAAAAAGCGCTTTACCCCTTATCACATCAACGAAGCGGGGCAAACTATCGCGAAAAAGGGCGACAAGCCGTGGCCCCTTTATAAGGAAGAGGAAGCAATTGCCGAAGGAACAGGGAAATGGATTCTCTGGGTTGAGGGAGAGAAATGCGCGGATGCTTCTCGTTGGCTTCAGTTTGTGACGGTCACCCCTTCAGGAAGTGCATCTACGGGCGAAATAGAAGCCGCAATTCTCAGACTCCAAAAGGCCGGGATTGCAGGGATTGCCCTGATCCGGGACATGGATTCCACAGGGGAAAAGAAGGCAGAGAAGATAGCCCAAATCTGCCATCGGTGGGGAATCCCAGTCATAGATCTGGCGGATTATCTTGACATCCCCGACAATCAAGATATCGCAGACTTAGTGAAGGCAGAGATGGAGAACCGAGAGGAACTAATTAAAAAACTCAACAGGGCATACGGGCAAGCCCTGGGAGAGACTCGCCAGCTAATCGAAAACTTGCCTGACAACCACGATGGCAAAAAGCCTCAAAAGAAAAGCGCCAGCGATTATGCACACGAATTGTTTGACGGATGGCGCGATCGCCTAGCATGGGACATCCAGGCAGGCGAGTGGAAGTGGTACGGAGTCGAGAAGCCCGGATTATGGTCCCGGTGCGATGTGGTGGAGGTCCATGCAGTCATCCAGGGTTGCCTAGATCGTCAAGGGAAAAGCTATGGAGCCGGACTGGTAGCATCCATTGAGCGGCTGATGCGGGCCAAATTTAAGGTTAAAACATTCGATGCAGACCCCAAACTTATCCCGTTTGTTGACGGCGTTTTTAATCTTCAGAGCAACTCATTTGGCGAACACGCTCCCGGATACCGACTAACTTGGCAGCTACCCCGACGGTATCACTCACCGGAGGCTGGAGACTTTGGTTCGATCGCCCAATGGCTTGACTTCGTGACCTATGGCGATCGCAACAGGCAGCGAATGATTGAGTGTTTCATCGCCGCCGGGATCCGGGGCATGAGCCACCTGCACAAATTTTTGTTTCTCATCGGCAAAGGTGGGACAGGGAAATCCACTTTAGTGCGCCTGATTGAGGCGATCGCCGGTGAAGACAATTGCTGGAATGGCACGATCGCCGGACTGTCGGACAAGCATGAAATTATTGACCTGCTAGGGAAACGGTTCGCGATCCATGATGATCAGGATGCGATCCGCTCTTGTGGTCTGTCCGAGTTCAAGAAAAGCACCGGAGGGATGAAACTCCGAGGGCGACACCTCCATCAAAACCCGGTAGAATTCGCTCCCACTGCCTTGCACGTCGTCACCGCCAACTACCCGATATTTCACGGTTCGGAGAGCCAGGGAACATGGCTATCGCGGCGGATTATCACAATGGCGTTTGATCGCGAGGGCGGCCCAGAGGTGCAAGCTCTTGAACGAAAATTTAAGGCTGAATTACCGGCCTTCACCCGCTATCTGCTGTCAATTTCCTCCGAGGAAATTGAGGCGACGTTGCGCGGCGGGGGAAATGATGTAGCGATGTCCCCTGCATTCTGGGAGAGCAAGCTCAGGGATTCACTCCCAGCCTGGGTCAATGATCATCTCATCTTAGATCCATCCGCCAAAATCCAGGTGGGTGCTAATTGTGACGAGTGGAAGGCAGAGGCGTACAACCCAGAAGCATCCACTCTATTTGGTGCTTACAATCACTACTGCCGAGGGGCCGGGGTGAAGTCAGCGCTGAACCTTACCAATTTCACCCCTACCCTCAAAGAACTTTTCGAGTCACTGGGTTGGAATATCGAGGTGAAACGCTCCTCTAAGGGTCGATATTTTCAGGGCATCCGGTTGAGAAGGGAAGATGAACAGTCCCCGACGGTGCTAGAAACATTGACATCAACAGTGCTGAGTGTCGGGTCTAATGTTGGGTCTAGTGTCGGGTTAGTGTCGAGTACAGAATCCTTGCTGGGCAAGGATAGTGTCGGGTATGTCGGGTTAACTTCAACTATAGGGGAGTTAAAAAATGAAGAGGTTAACCCATCTTCCCCGCAAGATGAAAAAATCAAAAATACAGTGGTATATGAGGACGGACAACCCAACATCCCCGACACTATCTCCACTGGGCAGGGGTTTCAACCCGACACTCCACCCGATATCCGACCCGACACTCCACCCGACACTGAGCTTGGTGACGAGGAGGTAAGCCCTGAACCAACACCACGTCATCTAGCAATGGAAGCTCACTCTTTAGTACAAGAACTGGTTGCTCAAGGGGTAGCAAGCCATCAGCAGTTAACAGGATTTGTCAAACAGCGCTATGGGAAGCTAACTAAATTCGCAATGACCCGAGAGGAGTTGGAGGATTTGATCCGGCTGTTAAAGCTGTATGGTCCGGCTATCTGCTCTCGTGTCACCGGCGAGTTCAACCCACCGACTCAAATCCCGCTAGACCTCGGGTGA
- a CDS encoding helix-turn-helix domain-containing protein, translating to MMSAIAKTLIRWRLRELMARQKVSVIAIAGAMGVSRATASKIKNADLMPSNLDHDKLNALCRYLGVTPSDLLEYVPDESA from the coding sequence ATGATGTCAGCAATAGCGAAAACCTTGATTAGATGGCGCTTACGGGAGTTGATGGCTAGGCAAAAGGTCAGCGTGATAGCGATCGCAGGAGCTATGGGGGTCTCCCGTGCTACTGCATCAAAAATCAAAAATGCAGATCTCATGCCGAGCAACCTTGATCATGACAAACTAAACGCTTTGTGTCGTTACCTGGGAGTCACACCCTCCGATCTTTTGGAGTACGTGCCGGATGAATCCGCCTAG